The segment AACCCGATGAACAGGCAGTTAAGAAGAAAAACACTAACATCATGATACTTGGTAGTAATACCTTAAATTTTCTTTTCATATTCTCCTCCAGTAGTTTTATTAATAGATTTATTTTAGTAAAACGTTTTCAAAATCTACTAATTTATTTTTTTGTTATAGTTGCCTAAATTATTTTTCTTGAAATAATTTTCTGATAACTAAATAGTTGGTAATAAATAAAATACTAAATTTCACACCATATTACAATAATTTTCCAACGTTTAGTAAAATAATAAATACTTATGACCTACTATCAATTTTTTATACTAGGTTTTTAATAGCTGGCTTTTCAGTTAATCCATATAGCTTGATAGCATTCTTCGCTAGAATCTTCTCCTTCATTTCTTTTGGAAATGCTGCTAATGCCATTTTCGGGTTATCATTATCTGCATGAGGATAATCTGATGAAAACATTACAATATCCTCTCCACCAATCATCTTAAAAATTTCAACAAGATCTTGTGGATCATTTGGCTCTTCAATCGGCTGTGTTGTTAATAGAATATGATCTTTAATATATTCCGATGGAAGTCTCTTTAACCATGGGGTTGTATCCCGTAATGCTTTATAATTCTTATCCATTCTCCACATTAGATGCGGTAACCATGAAATCCCGCCTTCAATTGCAACAACCTTCAGTTTCGGAAACTTTTCAAATACACCTTCACACACGAGGCTGTTCACTTGCCCCATGAAATTAAGTGGCAGAATATTTTCCCATTCCATAAAGCGTGTTGGATAGCCGGATGGTGTCGGCGGTGTTGTTGTTCCTAAGCCTTCACAACCAGGATGAATTGCCACTGGCAGCCCATTCCTTTCAGCCGCCTCATAAATTGGATGGTAATGACGTTGCCCAAGTGGCAGTCTCGTTGCACTTGACATAATAACCTGAATCATATCCGGATGGCTGGCCATTCTATCAATTTCTTTGGCAGCTGCTAGTGGATCTGAAAAATTAACATGAATAGATCCCTTATAGCGTGGGCTTACTTTCAGCCAATATTCAACTGTCCAATCATTCAGCGCAGATGCTAGCGCATTTGCATAATCCGGATCATAACATAGGGAAAGCCCGTTCATTACCGGTGTACCTGTTAAAATGCCGTAATCAATATTAAAAGCATCCATATGATGTTTCAACACAAAATGAGGGTCACTCGCAGGCTTTACTCCAGGTGCAGGAGCGGCATCTTTGCGATATAAACCAACGGGTGTATATGATTTAGCACCCTCAACCGCATCAACCCCAACCTCTAACCATTGTTGATGCCATACTTTAGGTAGGAATGGCAGAAGATCTTTTGGATCTCTAAGAGCGTTATGCAAATCGCAATCTATTAATTTTGGAGCTTCAGTCAACTCTATCATCTCCTTATATTTAGTCACTCTATAAAACTACTGCTATTTTAGTAATAAATAAAGATTATCTCCGTCTTGCTCAACAGGATAGCTTCTAAGCTTTACACCCGTATCTACAAGGTGCTCACCTGTTTTTAAATCAAATTCCCATCCGTGCCAAGGACATCTTAAAATTTCATAATCACGACCATATTCATATTCATAAACGTCAGAAGTCAAACGTGTTCCACAAACAACCCCTTCACAGGCCGGTGCTGCTGCATGCGGGCAAAAATTACGATAAGCATAAAATTGTCCTTGTACATAATAGACCCCTACTTCCATTCCTTTCACTTCTACTATTTTCGGACCATTTTCTTTAATTTCCGAAACTTTAGCCACCTCATATTTATTCATCGTACGCCTCCTCCGATCTTGGCTTTTTCGGTTAACCCATAAAGTTTACTTGCATTTTTCGCTGCTATTTTTTCTCTCATCTCTCTTGGAAATGGAAGTAGTGCCATTTTAGGATTATCATTATCCCAATGTGCATAGTCAGAAGAAAACATAACTATATCTTCGCCGCCACACATCTTAAATATTTTAATTAGATATTCTGGATTAGGTGGCTCTTCAATAGGTTGAGTTGTTAGATAAACATGCTCTTTGATATATTCTGAAGGAAACTTTTTTAACCAAGGTGCTGTATCACGGTATGCTTTATAGTTTTTGTCCATTCTCCACATAAGATGCGGTAGCCAGGAAATCCCACCTTCAATGGCAACAAATTTAAAATTAGGGAATTTTTCAAACACACCTTCACACACTAAGCTATTTACATGGCCCATAAAGTTCAAAGGCAAGATATTTTCCCACTCCATAAAACGGGTTGGATATCCAGCTGGAGTTGGCGGATACGTAACACCTAAACCTTCCGCACCAGGATGTACGGCAACAGGTAAGCCATGACGTTCAGCCGCTTCATAAATTGGATGATAATGCCGTTGACCAAAAGGAATTTTAGCAGCACTACACATAATCACTTGAACCATATCAGGGTGGCTTGCCATTCTTTCAATTTCTTTCACGGCAGCTGCTGGATCTGAGAAGTTCACATGAATAGAACCTTTAAATCTTGGGTCCACACTTAACCATTTTTCAACCATCCAATCGTTTAACGCCGATGCTAATGCGTTCCCGTAATCAGGATCAATCAATAGAGAAACAGCATTCATATAAGGAGTTCCAGTTAATATTGCGTAATCAATACCATTAGGCTCAATATGATGTTGAATCATATATTCAGGATCACTAGCCGGATATTTCCCATTAGGAGGGTAAGCGTCTCTGCGAATTAACCCTACAGGACTAAAAGGTTTTCCTCCCAATTCAAAACCAGTTTCGCGGAATTGCTGATGAAAAACTTTCGGTAAAAATGGTATTAAATCTTCTCGATCGTTTAAAGCGTTATGGACATCACAATCAATTAATTTTGGTGCTTCGCTCACTTTATTCATCTCCCTGTCTTCCTAAAAATGGATAATATTTATAGAGTATCTTCAATAAGAGTAAACATCGTAAAACTTAGTTTTACTATATAGCTGTATCCTTTTGAACTACTCTATAAAATGATCGATTTACACGATTCTAGCTAGCGTTTTCCAACCACTCTCTCATTGAACGAAATATAATCCAAACAGATGTTGCACCAGCATCTTGATAGCCAATGGACCGCTCTCCAAGTGTTTTAGATCTTCCAAATTTCGAGATATAATTTTTAGTATTTTCAACGCCATCTTTTGCTCGTTCTTCTGCAGCTCTTAATCCATCTAGCAAGCTAGTAGAATTGTTTGACGCCTCCATTAGCGCCACGACTGCTGGTTCTAGCGCATCTATCATCGTTTTATCACCTAGACTTGCCTTCCCACGATCTTTAACCGCTTGCAAGGAGTTTTGCATGATAGAAGCTAGGCGAACTAAAGTTAATTCTTCTATTGTAGACTCATTCTTTACGCCACCTATGAACATTGTTCCAAATATAACGCCGGATGCGCCGCCCATTGTAGTAATCATTGACATGCCTATTGTTTTGAAAATTTCATTAATCGTGGACCATTCTTTTTCATTTAAATTCTTTGAAGCTGTTGAAAATCCTAATGCCATACCAGTTCCATGATCACCATCACCAATTGCACTATCGAGCTCTGTAAGAAGTGGTTTACTTTCAATTATTCTTTCACCTACATAGATGAACATTTCTTTTGTATGTTGGGCCGTTAATGAATTCATGAAAATCAACTCCTATCTACTAATTCTTGTATAAAATGGTGAATGCGCTGGAGCATTAAAATATTGTTTCAGCTCGTCGTCAAGCTTTAATAAAGTAATTGAAATTCCTCCCATTTCCTGCGTTGTACAGAAATTTCCGATTTGCGTATCATACGTCTTAATATTTTGTTCTGCTAATATATGTGAAATTCTTCGATTCACAATCATTAATTCCATCGGGGTCGTTGAACCTAATCCATTAACCAATACACATACTTCGGCACCTTCTGTAAATGGTAAATCCTCGATAATATAGTCCATCATTTTATCTGTTAATTCATCTGCAGTTAACATCTTTGTGCGCTGTACACCTGGTTCACCATGTATCCCCATGCCAAATTCCATTTCATCCTCACCAAGTGTAAAGGTTGGTAGACCTGTATTAGGAAGGGTACCAGGTGTTAAGGCTATCCCTACTGTCCGAATAGAATCGCTAGCTTTTTGTGCAATACGTGCAACCTCATCTAAAGAAAGCCCCGCTTGAGCAGCTGCTCCTGCAATTTTATATACAAATACTGCTCCTGCAATACCTCTTCTATCTTCTTTTCGATCCTTCGGAGCAGATACTACATCATCCATAATATTTACAGTTTTTGTTGTAATGCCTTCCATGTCTGCTAATTCAGCACCCATTTCAAAATTCATTACATCACCGGCGTAGTTAATGGTGAGGTATAAAACACCTTTACCTGAATCAACAGCCTTTGTAACAGCTTGAACATTATTTGGAGTTGGTGCAGCAAACACGTTTCCAACTGCGACTCCGTCTGCTAAACCTTCGCCAACATATCCAAGAAATAATGGCTCATGTCCGCTACCGCCGCCAATTACAATCCCAACTTTATCTTTCTTGTTTTTTAGGGCAATTCCATTAACGCCTTCAACTTTTATGTAATCGTTTCCAAAAGCTTCAATAAAGCCTTCAATCATTTCTTCTACCACGTGATCAGGATTATTAATAATTTTTTTCATACTACACCTCTATCCTTTCATATATTAGTGATTTAGTTCATTGGTTAGCGTTTTGTTCATAATTTTTAGAATGTTTAAATTATTATCTGTCTTTATCTTATATCAACCATGTATATAGTGTAAAATTACTATTTTTAATGTTTACTTAAGTAAAAGTAATATATAGCTTTTACTTTTCTTAATTTAAATTTATACTATAAGTAAACGTTTCCATTTATAACAACTATTTCCCTAGTTCTTATATTTTGTAAAAGGAGCTTGAACATGAATATCGAGCAATTTGAATATATTGTTGAAGTAGCAAAAACAAATTCTGTATCTATTGCATCTGAGAATCTACATGTCTCACAATCTGCCATTAGCCAGTCCATTACAAAATTAGAGTCTGAGTTAGGGGTTAAAATTTTTAATCGTTCTCGCCTCGGTACATACCCTACTGAGGAAGGTGAAAAGGTTATCCAAAAAGCATATGAAGTATTACTTAAGGTTCAGGAATTAGAAGAGGAAACAAAAACTCAAAAAGCTAAGCTTACAGGTGATTTGAAAGTATCTATCATTCCAAATATGATGATGCTCATGTTTAATACATTGTTTGCCTTTAAAAAGGACCATCCACATGTAAACATAGAAATTATTGAAAAAGGATCTGGGGAAGTATTAGAAGACATCAAACAAAATAAAATAGACATTGGCCTTCTTACCACAACTGAAAAATTCTTAAAAGAAAATGATCAATTTAATTTTGAAAAATTAATAACGGGAACTACTAAAATTTTTGTAGGCAAAGATCATCCTTTAGCTAAACGAAAGACTGTTAAACCAGAGGAATTACTAAGTTATTCGCTGGTGCTATTTAAAAGTAAACATGTTAAACAAGTTGTTGATAATATCTCAGCGCAATATGGGCCTGCGAATATTTTGTTTACGACTGACAGCAATGATGTTATAAAGAAAGCAACAATTGATTGTCTTGGTATAGGAATCGGGACAAATCATACGATTAAATTTGACCCCCATGTTATAAACGGGGACATTGTTTTACTAGATCTTATTAATTTTAATCAATTAGAAGACATTTACTTTGGTTGGATTCGAAACAAAGGACAAGTATTGGGCCCCGCTGCAAAAGAGTTTATTACTCAATTAAAAAAACAAATTAAATTACAAATGGATGAAAAAAATGTGAGTTAATTACACAATTGATTAACTCGCATTGAACTTGAATGCAGTACCTCCCTTACGCTAAACTAAACTCTCGAGTATCTATTTTCGGAATATTTGTTCAATTTGTTTTTTTGTGATACTATATAAAAAATTCTCTTTTAATCTTTTAGACTTCACAATATTATTTCCATAAGGAGGTACCAAATGGAAATTCACCAACTAGAATATTTTTTAGCAATAGAAAAGTATCGAAGCTTTTCGGCTGCCTCACAAGAAATATGTGTATCACAGTCTACCCTTTCACAACAGGTTAAAAAGCTGGAAGAAGAACTTGGAGTTAAACTATTCATCCGTAATTCACGTACAGTTAATTTATCCGCAGCAGGAAAGGATTTCTTGATTCATGCTAAAAGAATACTATCTGAAGTCCACTATTCAAAGGAAACCATGCAGAAATTCACCAATTTTAATAAAGGCAAAATAACGATTGGTACGATTCCATTAATGTCTTATTTAGGCTTAAATAAGCTAATTGCCAATTTTGCCAAAAGCTATCCTGGGTTTGAAGTCGAAATACATAGTGGAAGTACGAATAAATTATTAGAAGGATTAAGAAAAAAAGACATCAATGCGGCATTTATTAGTACACCTTATCCAATCGAGTTCGATATTCAGTTTTTTCCGATCGTAAGTGAACAAGTCGTTTTATTAACTTCAGCAAATCATCGGTTAGCACAATATAATAAAGTGGATTTTGCAGATTTGTCGGAAGAAACATTTTTAATAAATAACTCAACTTCGGCATTTACAAAAATATTAATAAATGAATGTATGAGTCTTGGCTATAAGCCAGCCATGATTAATTGTGGAAATTATGAAATGATTAAAACATTTGTTGAAGAAGGCCTTGGGATTACGTTGATGGGCTATAGTGTTGCTAAAAATATAAGTAATAGCAAGACTAAAATAGTATCACTTGAACAATCATTAGAAAGACAAGTTGGTCTTGCCTTGACCAAACATAATAGACTTCCAATAACAACAAGTATGTTCCGTGATTTTACGTTAAATGAAGCACAAAAATTAATTTAAGATTGGTAGATTGTATGATGAAACTAGTCCATGTGTGCATTAACATGGACTAGTTTTCACCCTATATATTTAGTAGTAGCTTCACACTTTACTTTTTAGTTTTCGAACCCGGTTTTCCCTCTAATCCTGAACCCATATTGCTTAATGGTGGTCTCATTTCAAACACCGATTCTATACTCGTGTAATCATAATAACCTACTCTAGCCAACGGACGGATTTTTACAATATCAAGTTTGCCGTCAGGGCCAATTACATTATCCGCAATATGAATCATGACTACTTTCCCAACAATTAAATCGATTGCTCCAATACCATTGCCAGGAATTCTCACAGTCTGGTTGTAGACACACTCAAACTGAATTGGTGACTCTGCTACACGATAAGGTTTTACTCGAAGAGATGGTGCTTTTGTTAAGTTAGCAACCTCAAACTCATCCACATCAGGCGGGTAAGTGCCTGATGTAAGATTTACAGCTCCTCTCAAATCGTAAGTGGCCATATTATAAACAAACTCACCTGTTTGCTCAATGTTGTTTGTCGTATCCTTCCGAATCCCCCCTTCTGCTTGATTAATAGAGATCATTACATAAGCAGGATCAAAACTAAGATTTTGAAATTGACTATAGGGTGCTAGATTCGGAACGCCATCTTTGCTGATAGTTGATATCCATCCAATTGGCCTTGGCACAACGCAAGATTTAAATGGGGTCCAGGGTAAGCCGTGATCATTATGTTCTGGATCATAATACATAGAAAGCCATGCACCTCTTATCTAGAAAACTATTTTGCTTACAATTTTATATCCATAATCACTCTCGGTAACCATAGCGATAATTCAGGAACAAACGTTACTAATAATAGTACAGGAATGGCCGCGAATACTAAAAACGGCAATAATGGTTTCATCATATCTTTTAAAGACACACCGCTAACCTTAGATGTAATAAATAGATTCATTGCCATTGGTGGGGTAACCGTACCTACCCCGATTGCGACAAAAATAATAACTCCAAGCTGAATGATGTTTATTCCCAGCGCTTCGGCAGTAGGTATTAACAATGGTGCAACTACAAAGATCAATACACCTGCATCAAGGAAAAAACCGGCAACAACTAGAAGAATATCAATTAATAAAAGCACTACATACTTGTTGCTAGAAACACTATTTAAGCCTTCGGCAATCATTTGCGGAACTCCATTAATAACGAGAATATTTGTGAAAATAACAACCATCGGCAGAATGATCATGATCGATCCAAGTGTTCCGCCTGTATGTGTAAATGCCGATAAAAAATTACCTCGTTTAATTCCTTTAAATATAAAAACACCAGCTATAAGGGCGTAAGCGCATGCCACTGCACCAGCTTCTGTTGGAGTGAAAACGCCTCCATAAATGCCACCGAAAATAATCGCAGGCATGATAAACGCTGGAATCGCTGCTACAAAGGTAGAACTTACGCCTTGGAAATAAGTAACATTTGTTGTTGGCGCTACGTCTTCAGCGATAATTTGTTTATTAGGTTTATACCATTTTTTATAGGTAAGTCGGTTAATGATAATATACAAAACACCCCAAATAATACCTGGAATTACTGTTGCTAAAAATAGGGCTGCTACTGATGCATTGGCAATTACACCGAATAGGATTGCGTTCATATTTGGTGGTATCATATATCCCAATGGACCCGATGCACCTAAAAGCGCTGCAGTATATCTTTTATCCCAACCTAGTCTCTCTAATTTTGGCACTAAAATTGTACTAAGCGCTGCTACTGTAGCTGTTCCAGATCCACTTAAAGCACCAAAAAACATTGAGCTCACAGGTATAATGGCACCCATACCGCCCTTTACCTTTTTTAATAATGCATTAGCAAAGTCAATCAGTTTTTCAGCAATTCCACTGACTTCCATTAAGGTACCTGCAATCATAAATAATGGAATGGCTAATAGTGCGTATTTATCAAGAGCAAAAAAAGCTTCAGGTGCGACAGATCCCATACTTTCTCCGCCAACAATCATATAAAACAATGAACCAGAAAGGAAGCAAAGGGCAATAGGCATTCCTAAGAACATAAATGCTAAAACAATACCTACTGAAATGAGAACTAATTCCATTTTTTCATCTCCTTTACTTCAGAACAGAAATTTTTAATAAAATAAATGGTCATCAAAATACTGCTTATGAGCATGACCGCAGATAACCACCATAAAGGAAACTTTAACCCTGCTGTTGTATCCCCTGTTTGGATGCCGAAAATGACATAATCTAAACATAAATAAGTAAAAATACCAATGACAATGATTGAAATGATTCTAATAAATAAACGAAGTATGGTTTGAGCTTTTTCATTTTTTATGATCATGTCTATTAAATCTAATTTAATTTGATCATCTTGTCTGCTAATCATCGCAGCAGATAACCACACAGAAAATATCATAATAAAAACGGGTAATTCACTCAGTCCACCGATTGAAGAATTAAAGACATAACGTAGCAGTACTTGTACAAAAACGATAATAGTTAGAACGATCATTAGCATACCTACGGTCCAATTTACGATATTGCTAATTCCTTTATCTAAATTAATAAAGAAATTTCTCATACTCAACCTCCATCCATATACAGCGCTTTAAGTCTAACAATATTTATTAGGCTCATATAGTAAAATGAAGTGAGAAGCATCCACTTCTCACTTTCTATTTTTCATTTATCTATTTTGAAGACTCAACCGCTTCAATAACAGCGTTATATACCTCTTCGCCAATTGCCTCACTGAACTTACTGTCTAAGCTACGTGCATAGTCAGACCACTTTTGACGTTCTTCTGGTGTAAGGCGATGGACTTCAACGCCATTTTCTTCTAACTTGTCTAGAGCTGACTTATCATCTTCTTTTTGTAACTCACCTTGATATTTCATAGCCTCTACTGCCGCTTCTTGAACTGCCTTTTGTAAGTCTGCTGGTAGTTCATCCCAAAGTTTCTTCGGTACAATGACATTTGCACCTGATGTCCATTGCCAATCAATATCTGTATAATATTTTGTTACCTCATCCATTTTTCTTTGAATTAAAGACGTGGCTTGAAACTCTAAACCATCGATTGTATTCGTTTCTAAAGCTGTGTACACTTCACTAAATGGTAGTGGAGCAGCATTACTTACACCTTCCCAGAAAATAGAAACGATCGGATCTTGATATGTTCTTACTTTAAGGTCGTTTAAATCTTCTGGTGTTACAACAGGATGTTTACTATTTGCAAACCCACGAAACGCACTTGGTCCTACTGCTAAAAGTTTCAAATCATGTTCTGCAATCCATTGCTCGGATAACTTGAAGATTGCTCCATTTGGATCGCTTGCGATTTTTTCAACTTGCTCATAATCACTAAATAAATAAGGAATACTCCACGCACCAAATCTTTCATCTACACTAGACATCGGCTGTCCATAAAAGACGTCTAAATCACCTCTTCTTACCTTCTGGAATAACTCTAGCGCATCTCCTAAAACCCCGTTATAGTGTGCTTTAATAATAACTTGGCCATTTGTTTTTTCCTTAACAAGCTCAACAAACTTTTGTTGACCAAGACCTAAGCTATAACCGAAAGTATCACTAGAAGTGGGTTCACTATAAATACTTGCCATATCCCATTCGTAAACCTTTCCACTAGCTCCTTCTCCCTCTGAAGTTCCTTCATTACTTGTCGCTTCATCTGATCCGCAAGCAGCCATTACTAGAAAAACAAGTGACAATAGACCAATTAAACTAAGTTTCTTTAATTTATTCATATTAACCTCCTCATAATGGAAAAAATACCTGAAATCTATTAATTTTCAGTTACCTTTCAATAGTTTTTTTCACACTTCCACGTTTTTACTGCTTTATCTTTTTTGTTATTTCCACTACTCCGTTATCTGCATCTACTTTTACCCAATCACCCGTTTCAATAATATCGAGTGGGTCTTGGTCAAAATCAGTAAGAGATGGTACTCGAGTTACAACTGCCCCTAATGCAGCTTTAGTAGTCATGACATTAAATAACATCGCTTTTGGAGCTGCACCTGCAATTCTCGAAGTATGGAAACAGATTGACCATCCTGACGAACCTTTTGCACCTGGAAAAACTAGTACTTTGTCCTTAAAGCTTTGTCCTTGGAGCTCATGATTCACTTCAACAATAGTCCCTGATTTCGGATGGACACCGCCCCAGCCGGAAATCGTATCCTTCGTTACAAGTGCTTCTCCTTCCGTACATCCGCCGACAACTTTTCTGCCATGAATTACTATTTTTTTCGTTTCCACATGTTCCATTATAGTTCACCTCTCCACTTTCCAGTAATTGCAGCATCGATACAATCTTCAAGTGAACCGAACCATGTTTCGACACCCATTATAGCTGGCAGGTAATGCGCTTGTTTAGCAGAATCTGTGGCTACAACCTTTGTTCCTTCAGGCATCATTTGACCAATGGCTGGACATGTATCACTAATTACTTTACCACCGGCAGCCTCAATGATTCTCGTATAACCGTTACGATCAGCAACTTCTCTTAATGCACGAGGTGTAAACACCCAAAGATCTGTATTACTATTAATCTTTTTACCATCTAGTAATCTAGCAATATTCCATACTTGATCAATCGAAGCATGCGGGCATCCGAACATGATAAAGTCTACTTCCGTACTTTTCGCTGATGCATTTAATCTCTCATAAGCTTTTCTGCGCTCTTCTTTACCATATGTAAGCTTTAATTTTGGTGTATTTTTCCCAAACGCTTCTTGAACAGTACGCGCCTCAGCCGTAATACTAGGAATATGGTACATTTCAACACCGCCAGAGCTTGCAGCAGCAGCCCCAAAATGTTTCAGCATATTTCGGTCTGGTACCTTCATAATACGATCAATAACCGGGACCCTTTCGCCTACCATATCCCCAATGGCGTAGCCTAGCAGTCCCCAATCCATCATAGTTTCAACATCTAATTCTACTTCGATCAAATCCGTACCCAATCGATTTTCATCAATATGAAAGCCCCAATACGGAATTTTTCCCGTTAACATTGCTGCCCCCGTACTTTCACGGCC is part of the Bacillus sp. Marseille-P3661 genome and harbors:
- a CDS encoding amidohydrolase family protein, with translation MIELTEAPKLIDCDLHNALRDPKDLLPFLPKVWHQQWLEVGVDAVEGAKSYTPVGLYRKDAAPAPGVKPASDPHFVLKHHMDAFNIDYGILTGTPVMNGLSLCYDPDYANALASALNDWTVEYWLKVSPRYKGSIHVNFSDPLAAAKEIDRMASHPDMIQVIMSSATRLPLGQRHYHPIYEAAERNGLPVAIHPGCEGLGTTTPPTPSGYPTRFMEWENILPLNFMGQVNSLVCEGVFEKFPKLKVVAIEGGISWLPHLMWRMDKNYKALRDTTPWLKRLPSEYIKDHILLTTQPIEEPNDPQDLVEIFKMIGGEDIVMFSSDYPHADNDNPKMALAAFPKEMKEKILAKNAIKLYGLTEKPAIKNLV
- a CDS encoding Rieske (2Fe-2S) protein yields the protein MNKYEVAKVSEIKENGPKIVEVKGMEVGVYYVQGQFYAYRNFCPHAAAPACEGVVCGTRLTSDVYEYEYGRDYEILRCPWHGWEFDLKTGEHLVDTGVKLRSYPVEQDGDNLYLLLK
- a CDS encoding amidohydrolase family protein — its product is MSEAPKLIDCDVHNALNDREDLIPFLPKVFHQQFRETGFELGGKPFSPVGLIRRDAYPPNGKYPASDPEYMIQHHIEPNGIDYAILTGTPYMNAVSLLIDPDYGNALASALNDWMVEKWLSVDPRFKGSIHVNFSDPAAAVKEIERMASHPDMVQVIMCSAAKIPFGQRHYHPIYEAAERHGLPVAVHPGAEGLGVTYPPTPAGYPTRFMEWENILPLNFMGHVNSLVCEGVFEKFPNFKFVAIEGGISWLPHLMWRMDKNYKAYRDTAPWLKKFPSEYIKEHVYLTTQPIEEPPNPEYLIKIFKMCGGEDIVMFSSDYAHWDNDNPKMALLPFPREMREKIAAKNASKLYGLTEKAKIGGGVR
- the dhaL gene encoding dihydroxyacetone kinase subunit DhaL; the protein is MNSLTAQHTKEMFIYVGERIIESKPLLTELDSAIGDGDHGTGMALGFSTASKNLNEKEWSTINEIFKTIGMSMITTMGGASGVIFGTMFIGGVKNESTIEELTLVRLASIMQNSLQAVKDRGKASLGDKTMIDALEPAVVALMEASNNSTSLLDGLRAAEERAKDGVENTKNYISKFGRSKTLGERSIGYQDAGATSVWIIFRSMREWLENAS
- a CDS encoding dihydroxyacetone kinase subunit DhaK, which encodes MKKIINNPDHVVEEMIEGFIEAFGNDYIKVEGVNGIALKNKKDKVGIVIGGGSGHEPLFLGYVGEGLADGVAVGNVFAAPTPNNVQAVTKAVDSGKGVLYLTINYAGDVMNFEMGAELADMEGITTKTVNIMDDVVSAPKDRKEDRRGIAGAVFVYKIAGAAAQAGLSLDEVARIAQKASDSIRTVGIALTPGTLPNTGLPTFTLGEDEMEFGMGIHGEPGVQRTKMLTADELTDKMMDYIIEDLPFTEGAEVCVLVNGLGSTTPMELMIVNRRISHILAEQNIKTYDTQIGNFCTTQEMGGISITLLKLDDELKQYFNAPAHSPFYTRISR
- a CDS encoding LysR family transcriptional regulator, translating into MNIEQFEYIVEVAKTNSVSIASENLHVSQSAISQSITKLESELGVKIFNRSRLGTYPTEEGEKVIQKAYEVLLKVQELEEETKTQKAKLTGDLKVSIIPNMMMLMFNTLFAFKKDHPHVNIEIIEKGSGEVLEDIKQNKIDIGLLTTTEKFLKENDQFNFEKLITGTTKIFVGKDHPLAKRKTVKPEELLSYSLVLFKSKHVKQVVDNISAQYGPANILFTTDSNDVIKKATIDCLGIGIGTNHTIKFDPHVINGDIVLLDLINFNQLEDIYFGWIRNKGQVLGPAAKEFITQLKKQIKLQMDEKNVS
- a CDS encoding LysR family transcriptional regulator encodes the protein MEIHQLEYFLAIEKYRSFSAASQEICVSQSTLSQQVKKLEEELGVKLFIRNSRTVNLSAAGKDFLIHAKRILSEVHYSKETMQKFTNFNKGKITIGTIPLMSYLGLNKLIANFAKSYPGFEVEIHSGSTNKLLEGLRKKDINAAFISTPYPIEFDIQFFPIVSEQVVLLTSANHRLAQYNKVDFADLSEETFLINNSTSAFTKILINECMSLGYKPAMINCGNYEMIKTFVEEGLGITLMGYSVAKNISNSKTKIVSLEQSLERQVGLALTKHNRLPITTSMFRDFTLNEAQKLI
- a CDS encoding flavin reductase family protein, encoding MYYDPEHNDHGLPWTPFKSCVVPRPIGWISTISKDGVPNLAPYSQFQNLSFDPAYVMISINQAEGGIRKDTTNNIEQTGEFVYNMATYDLRGAVNLTSGTYPPDVDEFEVANLTKAPSLRVKPYRVAESPIQFECVYNQTVRIPGNGIGAIDLIVGKVVMIHIADNVIGPDGKLDIVKIRPLARVGYYDYTSIESVFEMRPPLSNMGSGLEGKPGSKTKK
- a CDS encoding TRAP transporter large permease; translation: MELVLISVGIVLAFMFLGMPIALCFLSGSLFYMIVGGESMGSVAPEAFFALDKYALLAIPLFMIAGTLMEVSGIAEKLIDFANALLKKVKGGMGAIIPVSSMFFGALSGSGTATVAALSTILVPKLERLGWDKRYTAALLGASGPLGYMIPPNMNAILFGVIANASVAALFLATVIPGIIWGVLYIIINRLTYKKWYKPNKQIIAEDVAPTTNVTYFQGVSSTFVAAIPAFIMPAIIFGGIYGGVFTPTEAGAVACAYALIAGVFIFKGIKRGNFLSAFTHTGGTLGSIMIILPMVVIFTNILVINGVPQMIAEGLNSVSSNKYVVLLLIDILLVVAGFFLDAGVLIFVVAPLLIPTAEALGINIIQLGVIIFVAIGVGTVTPPMAMNLFITSKVSGVSLKDMMKPLLPFLVFAAIPVLLLVTFVPELSLWLPRVIMDIKL
- a CDS encoding TRAP transporter small permease, with product MRNFFINLDKGISNIVNWTVGMLMIVLTIIVFVQVLLRYVFNSSIGGLSELPVFIMIFSVWLSAAMISRQDDQIKLDLIDMIIKNEKAQTILRLFIRIISIIVIGIFTYLCLDYVIFGIQTGDTTAGLKFPLWWLSAVMLISSILMTIYFIKNFCSEVKEMKKWN
- a CDS encoding TRAP transporter substrate-binding protein — its product is MNKLKKLSLIGLLSLVFLVMAACGSDEATSNEGTSEGEGASGKVYEWDMASIYSEPTSSDTFGYSLGLGQQKFVELVKEKTNGQVIIKAHYNGVLGDALELFQKVRRGDLDVFYGQPMSSVDERFGAWSIPYLFSDYEQVEKIASDPNGAIFKLSEQWIAEHDLKLLAVGPSAFRGFANSKHPVVTPEDLNDLKVRTYQDPIVSIFWEGVSNAAPLPFSEVYTALETNTIDGLEFQATSLIQRKMDEVTKYYTDIDWQWTSGANVIVPKKLWDELPADLQKAVQEAAVEAMKYQGELQKEDDKSALDKLEENGVEVHRLTPEERQKWSDYARSLDSKFSEAIGEEVYNAVIEAVESSK